A stretch of the Acyrthosiphon pisum isolate AL4f chromosome A2, pea_aphid_22Mar2018_4r6ur, whole genome shotgun sequence genome encodes the following:
- the Bud31 gene encoding protein BUD31 homolog: MPKVRRSRKPPPDGWELIEPTLEELEQKMREAETESHEGKRKVEALWPIFKIHNQKSRYIYDLFHRRKAISRELYDFCLQEKIADQNLIAKWKKQGYENLCCLRCIQTRDTNFGTSCICRVPKSKLEEGRIVECVHCGCRGCSG; this comes from the exons ATGCCAAAAGTTCGTAGAAGCCGGAAACCACCTCCTGATGGATGGGAACTTATAGAACCTACTCTAGAAGAATTGGAGCAAAAAATGAGAGAAG CTGAAACTGAATCACATGAAGGCAAACGTAAAGTAGAAGCATTGTGgccaattttcaaaattcataacCAGAAATCaagatatatttatgatttgttcCATAGACGTAAAGCTATTTCTAGAG aattgtaTGATTTCTGTCTTCAAGAAAAAATTGCTGATCAAAATTTAATAGCAAAATGGAAGAAACAAGGTTATGAAAATCTATGTTGCCTTCGTTGTATTCAAACTAGGGATACAAATTTTGGAACTAGCTGTATATGCCGAGTTCCAAAATCTAAATTAGAAGAA GGTCGAATTGTGGAATGTGTGCATTGTGGATGTAGAGGTTGTTCTGGCTAA